Proteins co-encoded in one Ralstonia sp. RRA genomic window:
- a CDS encoding ParB-like protein, with translation MPKIHESPIHDLRPTQLTVGMIEVQDKKKHLQSLAPKDQQAFMQAHPIPAVLGPGSKLYITDHHHLGRAALEAGVSVGYFEVEADLSDHAIEDFWKAMDKSCWVHPLDEHGVRHYYASVPDSLVKLIDDPYRSLAGYVRNAGGYDKTPTAFAEFVWADFFRRSIPVEDLQGNFLTAVQNAVTLAHSKLASGLPGFKAK, from the coding sequence ATGCCCAAGATCCACGAATCGCCCATCCACGACCTGCGCCCCACGCAACTCACCGTGGGCATGATCGAAGTCCAGGACAAGAAGAAGCATCTCCAGTCGCTCGCACCCAAAGACCAGCAGGCCTTCATGCAGGCCCATCCGATTCCCGCTGTGCTCGGGCCGGGCAGCAAGTTGTACATCACGGATCACCACCACCTCGGGCGCGCTGCGCTGGAAGCCGGCGTAAGCGTCGGCTACTTCGAGGTCGAAGCCGATCTGTCTGATCACGCCATCGAGGATTTCTGGAAAGCAATGGACAAGAGCTGCTGGGTCCACCCTCTCGATGAGCATGGCGTGCGGCACTACTACGCGTCCGTTCCTGACAGCCTGGTGAAGCTGATCGACGATCCTTACCGGTCGCTCGCCGGATACGTGCGCAATGCAGGCGGCTATGACAAGACACCCACCGCGTTCGCAGAATTCGTATGGGCCGACTTCTTCCGCCGCAGCATTCCGGTTGAAGATCTGCAAGGCAATTTCCTGACCGCTGTGCAGAACGCGGTCACGCTGGCGCATAGCAAACTGGCGAGCGGTTTGCCGGGGTTCAAGGCGAAGTAA
- a CDS encoding aromatic amino acid transaminase, with the protein MLTTLATVTPDPLWGLTAAFRADPRPNKVDLVVGVYRDETGRTPVMAAVKTAEERLAAVGASKAYRGLAGNTEFNASLAALLLGHDAGRLARQTTMQTVGGTGALRLLADFIAVASPGARVWVSDPGYVNHVPIMRAAGLTVERYRWQADGGVLDADAVLADLAAARAGDIVLLHGCCHNPTGIDMGLGVWQAVAERCAKQGLVPLVDMAYLGLAEGLEPDTQGLRQLVDALDTVLVAASCSKSMGLYCERTGAAMVIGKNMATLQPVGGVLERITRSNYSMPPDHGAAIVAAILADATLTARWRDELEHMRQRIVGNRRRLDDALASLGAPAALQNLSRHKGMFSMLPLDADAMERLRVDHAIYGTQGGRINIAGLAPEQIGRVADALVAVASETVGTPA; encoded by the coding sequence ATGCTCACGACGCTTGCCACCGTCACCCCAGACCCGCTGTGGGGGCTGACTGCCGCTTTCCGTGCTGACCCACGGCCCAACAAGGTCGATCTCGTGGTGGGCGTCTACCGCGATGAAACCGGGCGGACGCCGGTCATGGCCGCCGTGAAGACGGCAGAGGAGCGCTTGGCCGCTGTCGGGGCCTCCAAGGCCTACCGCGGATTGGCCGGCAATACCGAGTTCAACGCCAGTCTGGCAGCCCTGCTGCTCGGACATGACGCGGGGCGCCTGGCGCGCCAGACCACGATGCAGACCGTAGGCGGGACCGGTGCGCTGCGATTGCTGGCTGACTTCATCGCCGTAGCATCGCCCGGTGCCCGCGTGTGGGTGTCCGACCCTGGCTATGTCAATCACGTGCCCATCATGCGGGCGGCAGGGCTGACGGTCGAACGTTACCGCTGGCAGGCCGACGGTGGTGTGCTCGACGCGGATGCTGTTCTCGCGGATCTTGCCGCCGCACGTGCCGGCGATATCGTGCTGCTGCATGGCTGCTGCCACAACCCGACCGGCATCGACATGGGGCTCGGGGTCTGGCAGGCCGTGGCGGAACGCTGCGCGAAGCAGGGTCTGGTGCCACTGGTCGACATGGCCTATCTCGGGCTTGCTGAAGGCCTGGAGCCGGACACGCAGGGCTTGCGGCAACTCGTCGATGCGCTGGACACGGTGCTGGTGGCAGCGAGTTGCTCGAAGAGCATGGGACTGTATTGCGAGCGCACTGGCGCTGCGATGGTGATCGGCAAGAACATGGCCACGCTGCAACCGGTAGGCGGTGTTCTGGAGCGCATCACGCGCAGCAACTATTCGATGCCGCCTGACCACGGCGCTGCCATCGTCGCTGCCATCCTTGCCGATGCCACGCTGACGGCCCGCTGGCGCGACGAACTGGAGCACATGCGTCAGCGCATCGTCGGCAACCGGCGTCGGCTTGACGACGCACTGGCCAGCCTGGGAGCGCCCGCCGCGCTGCAGAACCTGTCGCGACACAAGGGCATGTTTTCCATGCTGCCGCTGGATGCCGATGCCATGGAGCGCTTGCGTGTGGATCACGCCATCTATGGCACCCAGGGTGGTCGCATCAACATCGCGGGGTTGGCGCCGGAGCAGATCGGCCGGGTGGCCGATGCGTTGGTGGCCGTGGCCTCTGAAACGGTCGGCACGCCTGCCTGA